The Oncorhynchus kisutch isolate 150728-3 linkage group LG10, Okis_V2, whole genome shotgun sequence region AGCTAAGGCTACGAGAGAGCAATGCTGGTGTTACTACAGCGTGAACAATGAAAGCTCAAGGATGAGTTCAAACTCCATTTATAGTTGCATTGCAACATTtgtattacagttgaagtcggaagtacaccttagccaaatacatttaaactcagtttttcacaattcctgacatttaatcctagtataaattatagtcttaggttagttaggatcaccactttattttaagaatgtgaaatgtccgaaaaatagtagagagaataatttatttcagcgttgacttctttcatcacatttccagtgggtcagaagtttacatacactcaattagtatttggtagcattgcctttaaattgtttaacctgggtcaaatgtttcgggtagccttccacaagcttcccacaataagttgggggaattttggcccattcctcctgacatatctggtgtaactgagtcaggtttgtaggcctccttgctcgcacacgctttttcagttctgcccacatattttctctaggattgaggtcagggctttgtgatggccactccagtaccttgactttgttgtccttaagccattttgccacaacattggaagtatgcttggggtcattgtccatttggaagacccatttgtgaccaaggtttaacatcctgactgatgtcttgatatgttgcttcaaaatatccacaaaatgttcctacctcatgatgccatctattttgtgaagtgcaccagtccctcctgcaacaaacacccccacagcatgatgctgccacccccgtgcttcacggttgcgatggtgttcttcggcttgcaagcctccccctttttcctccaaacataacgatggtcattatggccaaacagttctatttttgtttcatcagaccagaggtcatttctacaaaaagtatgatctttgtccccatgtgcagttgcaaaccgtagtctggcttttttatggcagttttggagcagttgctgagcggcctttcaggttatgccgatataagacttgttttactgtggatatagataccttttgtacctgtttcctccagcatcttcacaaggtcctttgctgttgttctgggattgatttgcacttttcgcaccaaagtacattcatctctaggagacagaacgtgtctccttcctgagcggtatgacggatgtgtggtcccatggtgtttattcctgccgtactattgtttgtacagatgaacgtggtaccttcaggcgtttggaaattgctcccaaggatgaaccagacttgtgaaggtctccaaattattttctgaggtcttggctgatttcttttgattttcccatgatgtcaagcaaagaggcactgagtttgaaggtagaccttgaaatacatccacaggtacacctccaaatgactcaaattatgtcaattagcctatcagaagcttctaaagccatgacataattttctggaattttccaaactgtttaaaggcacagtcaacttagtgtatgtaaacttctgacccactggaattgtgatacagtgagctaaaagtgaaataatctgtctgtaaacaattgttggaaaaattagatAATTAgataagtagatgtcctaaccgacttgccaaaactatgttaacaagaaataaactagttttaatgactccaacctaacttcttggcgcacccatcccatTCGCCGGATCATTTTcctcaacatccgctgaattgcagagtgccaaattcaaattgaactactaaaaatatttaattttcatgaaatcacagcAATCAACTGTATGTGGAGAGCAAACTTCCACGATAAGGACTCTAGGCCCTGTGAATACTGTCATTGTGTCTGTCTCTAGAGCCACGTGATCTGCCGTTTGACCTGCTGGCAGTGAGGTACCCAAAGCTGGCACTGGAGAATCTGAGTGTTAACTATTTGCTGTATCAGAAGAAGAAGCCTTTCTCAGACGGCGAAAGCTCAAAGCCAGTATCTGCTGGTTCCATGATGAAGAAAGCCCCTCTGATGTTGAAGAAAGACAACAGTTTTGTTCGCATGCCGTCTATGAGGCCAAGGTACTGTTGGGACACCACCTGATATGTGGCCTTCTCATTGAGTCATTGTTTATCTAATGAGTGTATCTAATCTAGCATAACTAATTATCTTCAGCTACCGCTGATTTTGCAGAAGCCGGCTATTTTGTAGGAGGTTTTACTTGCAATGATTGTGATAAGTGGTTGTTTTACCTACTTTAGTTAAATAAGAGCTCTATGGGCAActtctaaatgactcaaatgttaaTTTGTATATGGCTGTATTGTTTGTCTCTGTGCTACAGGTCGTTTGGAGATGTGCTCCGGAACCCTGTGAGTCTGGACTACTTCAAGCGCTTTCTGCGTTTCCACTATGCCCAAGGAGCGCTGCTCTTCACACTGGAAGTAGAGAAGCTGAAAGCCATCGACCGGCCCAAACCTCAGAAGATCAAAATCCTCGCCATCGTGAATAAGTTCTTACGCCGGGAGGACCCCAGTACAGTCGTCAAATCCTTATTCATTATTCCTGTCAGATTCTGTCTAGAGTAGGGTCCTTGGCAACCTTTAGCCAAGCTGACATCAATGGTGGCGTTATTCACTTTGCTGCTGATAGTCTTAAAGGACTGTTTGTATGACGCTGAAAGAGATGTATTGAAGTGAAAAGGCTAACACGACTAGTATCCCTCTACAGTAATATATTGGAGCTATAGTAAAGTTTAAAGGCTAACTAGCATCGTCCCACAGTGGGCTACCTGCAGTGCAGTGCTGACGTCATCTCCCAGGCGGCTCAGATGAGAACCGTTTCCTGTGAGGTTCTCTACACCATCCAGGACCTGGTCACCAAGTCACTGGAAGGAACATGGTATTGGGATTATTTATCCTTGTGGCCATGAGTTGATTTAGCCTGGTCCTATATTTGTTTGTGCTATacagccaactcctatggtcgttGTTATGCTAAACATGACAATAACCTTAGAAGTTGGCAAGACGGAACAAacaaatctgggaccaggctatggaTCATTGATGCTACTTGACAGAACTGTGTgattgatgtgatgtgatgtgtgtgtgtgtgtttggatgcaGACGAAACAGTGTGCGTTAATCCGATGTATGTGTTTGGATGATTCCTTGCAGGTTCAAGCAGTACCAAGACACGTTCCCACACTGTCCTGCTGTTGGCTCAGACTCTTGCCTGAGAGGAGCCATACTGAAGACCAAACTGGTAGGAACAACACCCGGCCTCTCATCCTCTATGTACTGTTAGACACTAGACAGTTGTACAATCACCGTATAACCCTCTTGGGCAATGGTATCTAAAATGCTCtgtcattcattcactcactcactcactccttatGCACCTCACCCTGAAGAAAAATGTCTGGCTGGTGTTTTGCCGATTCATCAAGACAGTCTGTAAGTTTCAAACCGCCATGAAGGATCCTCGCACGAGGACTGAGTTTGAGCTGTACCTGAGAATGAGCTACCGCCACTTCTCTGAATGTAAGCTGTCCtcagtcccctctctccattctgttCCTGGTTCTGGTGCTGAACAAAGTATAGTTTGACAGGTGCTACAGAAAAAAATACATATGAATTAAAAGGACAAAACTCCAGTACACTGATCTTGGATGTTCCACAAACCAATGTTTCGGCGTTACACCTTCATCCGGATTTTAAATCTAGTTCTGGTGCTAGAAGTACACACCAATAAGTTGACCTTGTCTCCTATAGCATGTGACTCCCGTGCCCCTCCTAAAGACGAGGGGGATACCTCCCACATGAAGAGTCGGGTCATTAACGGTAAAGTCATCATCATTGACTTCCTCATCAACGACCTATCTTTTTACCTGGAGAGTGAGAGGTAAGATTGAATTGTCTCACAAGGTCATAGATATGTTTTCCCTCTTATATTATTGACATTCACTTCTATTGACAGAAGTACTttgctgtgattgttttcaatgaaAATTAAGACTGTCTGAgtggggaaaactgaaaatttgCTCTTTTTGACAGagatttggaactctctttcttattggtctgtaAACAAATTTACTAGCCAAAATTCCATCCCATCAAAACAGGCTGAACTTTCAGGCTATCTTTTCAAGCAGCTCTTAcaccaggggttcccaaacttttttggcCCTAGACCCCATTTTGCGATCTGAAAATTCTCACGACCCCAACAATGTGGAAAAGATTATGTAATTAACAGCCAATGTTTACTTTTTTATTTGGGGCTAATGACAGTCAATTGCAAATGAGTCTGACATAATGCATCATATCTCAGCGCCACTAATGTGATGGGTGTGCTTGATGTCACATCGGAGATTCTCAAAGTCAGAGGGTGTGGTCGACAGTACGCACCTCACCCCTTctgtcacatccaacctggatcgATATTTGGTTTTAATGAAGACGAGAGCACCGTATCACCCAGATATGAGCTGGCGAAGGGTACGATGAGTTTTAAGGGAGAC contains the following coding sequences:
- the LOC116375946 gene encoding regulator of G-protein signaling protein-like — protein: MRTVSCEVLYTIQDLVTKSLEGTWFKQYQDTFPHCPAVGSDSCLRGAILKTKLKNVWLVFCRFIKTVCKFQTAMKDPRTRTEFELYLRMSYRHFSESCDSRAPPKDEGDTSHMKSRVINGKVIIIDFLINDLSFYLESER